The following are encoded in a window of Bradyrhizobium sp. WBOS07 genomic DNA:
- a CDS encoding sulfate transporter family protein, which yields MLDAAIKALSQMISPPMRSILWRSIGLALVLIIVLAIGLQRLLSWFATSGAVWLEELLGPGWHSSIEILSWIVSIAAGLGVVFGGIFLMPAITSLVASLFVDDVADIVEREHYPAEQPGVALPISQAMLEGIKTALLTILIYLAALPLVLFAGAGFLIFFLATAWLLGREYFELAAMRFRPPEEAKAMRRDNAATIFTAGLFIAAFVSIPIVNLATPIFAMAFMVHMHKRLSGPRPELIAPARQMR from the coding sequence ATGCTGGATGCCGCCATCAAGGCGTTGTCGCAAATGATCTCGCCGCCGATGCGCTCGATCCTGTGGCGATCGATCGGGCTGGCGCTGGTGCTGATCATCGTGCTGGCGATTGGCCTGCAGCGGCTGCTCAGCTGGTTCGCAACCTCCGGGGCGGTCTGGCTGGAGGAATTGCTCGGACCCGGCTGGCATTCGTCCATCGAAATCCTCTCCTGGATCGTTTCGATCGCAGCGGGCCTCGGCGTCGTGTTCGGCGGCATCTTCCTGATGCCCGCGATCACCTCGCTGGTGGCGAGCCTGTTCGTCGACGACGTCGCCGACATCGTCGAGCGCGAGCATTACCCCGCCGAGCAACCGGGCGTCGCGCTGCCCATCAGCCAGGCCATGCTCGAGGGCATCAAGACCGCGCTACTGACGATTTTGATCTACCTCGCCGCGCTGCCGCTGGTGCTGTTCGCCGGCGCCGGCTTTCTGATCTTCTTCCTCGCCACGGCCTGGCTCCTGGGCCGCGAATATTTCGAGCTCGCGGCAATGCGCTTCCGCCCGCCGGAGGAAGCCAAGGCGATGCGGCGCGACAATGCCGCGACCATCTTCACCGCCGGCCTGTTCATCGCCGCCTTCGTCTCGATCCCGATCGTCAATCTGGCGACGCCGATCTTCGCGATGGCCTTCATGGTCCACATGCACAAGCGGCTGTCGGGCCCGCGGCCGGAGCTGATCGCGCCGGCGCGGCAGATGCGGTGA
- the nth gene encoding endonuclease III, with amino-acid sequence MAKITRKPAPRKAPVPNKAKAVVAKPKPVKTKPVKTSAPAKKPLKAAKPNSSRPNSSRPWTPAEVYDAFSRFRNANPEPKGELEHVNPFTLLVAVVLSAQATDAGVNKATRALFEVADTPQKMLDLGEERLRDYIKTIGLYRTKARNVIALSAKLLSEFGGEVPRTRAGIESLPGAGRKTANVVLNMAFGEHTMAVDTHVFRVGNRTGLAPGKTPLEVELGLEKVIPAAFMLHAHHWLILHGRYTCLARKPRCEVCLINDLCRWPEKTV; translated from the coding sequence ATGGCGAAAATCACCCGCAAGCCAGCGCCGCGCAAAGCGCCCGTGCCGAACAAGGCAAAGGCCGTCGTAGCGAAGCCCAAGCCCGTCAAGACCAAGCCCGTCAAGACATCGGCTCCGGCGAAAAAGCCGCTCAAGGCCGCCAAGCCCAATTCCTCAAGGCCCAATTCCTCAAGACCCTGGACGCCGGCCGAGGTCTACGACGCCTTCAGCCGCTTCCGCAACGCCAACCCGGAGCCGAAAGGGGAGCTCGAGCACGTCAATCCATTCACGCTGCTGGTCGCCGTGGTGCTGTCCGCGCAGGCGACCGATGCCGGCGTCAACAAGGCCACGCGCGCTCTGTTCGAGGTCGCCGACACCCCGCAGAAGATGCTCGACCTCGGCGAGGAGCGCTTGCGCGACTACATCAAGACCATTGGCCTCTACCGCACCAAGGCGAGGAACGTGATCGCGTTGTCGGCAAAGCTGCTCAGCGAGTTCGGCGGCGAGGTGCCGAGAACGCGCGCCGGGATCGAGTCGCTGCCCGGCGCCGGCCGCAAGACCGCCAACGTCGTGCTCAACATGGCCTTCGGCGAGCACACCATGGCGGTCGATACGCATGTCTTCCGCGTCGGCAACCGCACGGGGCTGGCGCCCGGCAAGACGCCGCTGGAGGTCGAGCTTGGTCTGGAAAAGGTGATCCCGGCCGCGTTCATGCTGCATGCCCATCATTGGCTGATTTTGCACGGCCGATATACCTGCCTCGCGCGCAAGCCGCGCTGCGAGGTCTGCCTGATCAACGATCTCTGTCGCTGGCCGGAGAAGACGGTCTGA
- a CDS encoding DUF2244 domain-containing protein, protein MSAGNEIEHSDPDPREVQIFSALLTPHRSLNRTGFLAVMLFLSVVSFATGLAFLMKGAWPVLGFFGLDVLVVWWAFKANFRTARAREEITVTTSELRVKRISHRGQVAEWTFNPLWVRIDLEVDEDFGIEHLYLISRGRQIQIARFLGPEERASFYKGLIEALNAAKRGPTYNPIT, encoded by the coding sequence ATGAGCGCAGGCAACGAAATTGAGCACAGCGATCCCGATCCGCGCGAGGTGCAGATCTTCTCTGCGCTGCTGACGCCGCACCGCTCGCTGAACCGCACCGGCTTCCTCGCCGTGATGCTGTTCCTGAGCGTGGTCAGCTTCGCCACCGGCCTTGCCTTCCTGATGAAGGGGGCCTGGCCGGTGCTCGGCTTCTTCGGCCTCGACGTGCTCGTGGTGTGGTGGGCCTTCAAGGCCAATTTCCGCACCGCGCGCGCCCGCGAGGAGATCACGGTCACCACCTCCGAACTGCGCGTGAAGCGCATCAGCCATCGCGGCCAGGTCGCCGAATGGACGTTCAATCCGCTCTGGGTCCGGATCGATCTGGAGGTCGACGAGGACTTCGGCATCGAGCATCTCTATCTGATCTCGCGCGGCCGCCAGATCCAGATCGCGAGGTTTCTGGGACCAGAGGAAAGAGCAAGTTTTTACAAAGGCTTGATTGAAGCGCTCAATGCCGCCAAGCGCGGGCCGACCTACAATCCGATCACCTGA
- a CDS encoding bifunctional helix-turn-helix domain-containing protein/methylated-DNA--[protein]-cysteine S-methyltransferase yields MMTLAIHDQRLTKPGPQHAALRDYDSVRRAIAFISENWRAQPTIEAMADAAGVTPDELHHLFRRWASITPKAFMQALTLDHAKGLLRDSASILDAALDSGLSGPGRLHDLFVTHEAMSPGEWKNGGAGLTLRYGFHPSPFGTAIVIATDRGLSGLAFADHGEEKIALADMTRRWPNATYVEDHEGTAPLAARIFDTRLWRPDQPLRVVMIGTDFEVRVWETLLKIPMGRAVSYSDIACNINSPKASRAVGAAVGKNPVSFVVPCHRALGKSGTLTGYHWGITRKQAMLGWEAGQLGLQ; encoded by the coding sequence ATGATGACACTCGCCATACATGACCAGCGCCTGACCAAGCCAGGCCCCCAGCACGCCGCGTTGCGCGACTACGATTCGGTGCGCCGGGCGATCGCTTTCATCTCGGAAAACTGGCGCGCCCAGCCGACCATCGAGGCGATGGCCGATGCGGCCGGCGTCACACCGGATGAGCTGCACCATCTGTTCCGCCGCTGGGCCTCGATCACGCCAAAGGCCTTCATGCAGGCGCTGACGCTCGACCACGCCAAGGGCCTGCTGCGCGACTCCGCCAGCATTCTCGACGCCGCGCTGGATTCCGGCCTGTCGGGCCCGGGCCGGCTGCACGATCTCTTCGTCACGCACGAAGCGATGTCGCCGGGCGAATGGAAGAACGGCGGCGCCGGCCTCACCTTGCGCTACGGCTTTCATCCCTCCCCGTTCGGCACCGCGATCGTGATTGCGACCGATCGCGGCTTGTCGGGGCTTGCCTTCGCCGACCACGGCGAGGAAAAGATCGCGCTCGCCGACATGACGCGGCGCTGGCCGAACGCCACCTATGTCGAAGACCACGAGGGCACGGCGCCGCTCGCCGCCCGCATCTTCGACACCAGGCTGTGGCGGCCGGACCAGCCGCTGCGCGTGGTGATGATCGGCACCGACTTCGAGGTGCGGGTGTGGGAGACGCTGCTGAAAATCCCGATGGGCCGGGCGGTGTCTTATTCCGACATCGCCTGCAACATCAACAGCCCGAAGGCCTCGCGCGCCGTCGGTGCGGCGGTCGGCAAGAACCCGGTCTCATTCGTCGTGCCCTGCCACCGCGCGCTCGGCAAGAGCGGCACCCTCACCGGCTATCATTGGGGCATCACCCGCAAGCAGGCGATGCTGGGCTGGGAAGCCGGGCAGCTGGGGCTGCAGTGA
- a CDS encoding 2,3-bisphosphoglycerate-dependent phosphoglycerate mutase yields the protein MSERLLVLVRHGQSEWNLKNLFTGWKDPDLTELGVKEATEAGRKLKAQGLVFDVAFTSVLTRAQHTLDIILSELGQTGLPTSKNLALNERDYGDLSGLNKDDARKKWGEEQVLIWRRSYDVPPPGGESLKDTLARALPYYVQEILPGVLNGKRTLVAAHGNSLRALIMVLEKLSPEGILKRELATGVPIIYRLNADSTVASKLDLAG from the coding sequence ATGAGCGAACGTCTTCTCGTGCTCGTGCGCCACGGCCAGAGCGAATGGAATCTGAAGAACCTGTTCACCGGCTGGAAGGATCCCGATCTCACCGAACTCGGCGTGAAGGAAGCCACGGAAGCCGGCCGCAAGCTGAAGGCACAGGGCCTCGTGTTCGACGTGGCCTTCACCTCGGTGCTCACGCGCGCGCAACACACGCTCGACATCATCCTTAGTGAGCTCGGCCAGACCGGTTTGCCGACCTCGAAGAACCTCGCGCTGAACGAGCGCGATTACGGCGATCTCTCCGGCCTCAACAAGGACGACGCCCGCAAGAAATGGGGCGAGGAGCAGGTGCTGATCTGGCGCCGCTCCTACGACGTGCCGCCGCCCGGCGGCGAAAGCCTGAAGGACACGCTGGCGCGCGCGCTGCCGTATTACGTGCAGGAGATCCTGCCCGGCGTCCTCAACGGCAAGCGCACGCTGGTCGCCGCCCATGGCAACTCGCTGCGCGCGCTGATCATGGTGCTGGAGAAGCTCTCGCCCGAAGGCATTTTAAAGCGCGAGCTCGCCACCGGCGTGCCGATCATCTACCGCCTCAACGCGGATTCGACCGTGGCCTCGAAGCTGGATCTGGCGGGTTAG
- the dapB gene encoding 4-hydroxy-tetrahydrodipicolinate reductase, producing the protein MSDMRLIVAGAGGRMGRALVRAISESKGAVLAGALEAPGSELLGKDSGVLAGLPANDIKLSADLWAMSKEADGILDFTVPAATIANVAIAAERGIVHVVGTTGLSMSDNAVIKSVTNRAVVVQSGNMSLGVNLLAAVVKRVAKALDQSFDIEIVETHHRMKVDAPSGTALMLGQAAASGRGVSLDDHSERGRDGITGARRPGNIGFASLRGGTVAGDHSVTFLGSFERLTLSHQAEDRMLFAHGALKAALWAHGKAPGHYSMADVLGLSDI; encoded by the coding sequence ATGTCGGACATGCGCTTGATTGTTGCTGGGGCCGGCGGCCGGATGGGCCGCGCGCTGGTGCGGGCGATTTCCGAGAGCAAAGGCGCGGTGCTGGCCGGCGCGCTGGAGGCCCCCGGCTCGGAGCTGCTCGGCAAGGATTCCGGCGTGCTCGCCGGCCTGCCGGCCAACGACATCAAGCTCTCGGCCGATCTCTGGGCGATGTCGAAGGAGGCCGACGGGATCCTCGATTTTACCGTGCCGGCCGCGACCATCGCCAATGTCGCGATCGCCGCCGAGCGGGGAATCGTCCATGTCGTCGGCACCACCGGGCTGTCGATGTCCGACAACGCCGTGATCAAGAGCGTCACCAACCGCGCCGTGGTGGTGCAGTCGGGCAATATGAGCCTCGGCGTCAACCTGCTGGCCGCCGTGGTCAAGCGCGTCGCCAAGGCGCTCGACCAGAGTTTTGACATCGAGATCGTCGAAACCCATCACCGCATGAAGGTCGATGCCCCCTCTGGCACCGCGCTGATGTTGGGCCAGGCCGCAGCCAGCGGCCGCGGCGTCAGCCTCGACGACCATTCCGAGCGTGGCCGCGACGGCATCACCGGCGCGCGCAGGCCGGGCAATATCGGTTTCGCCTCCTTGCGCGGCGGCACCGTCGCCGGCGATCACAGCGTCACCTTCCTTGGGTCCTTCGAGCGCCTGACGCTGTCGCATCAGGCCGAGGACCGCATGCTGTTCGCCCACGGCGCGCTCAAGGCGGCGCTATGGGCGCATGGCAAGGCGCCGGGGCACTACTCCATGGCCGACGTGCTCGGCCTGTCCGACATCTGA
- a CDS encoding DUF1330 domain-containing protein: MAKGYWIGRVDVSSDEGYKPYAVANGPIFKKWGGRFVVRAGKFITVEGASRTRNVVIEFPDYETALACYNSPEYQANIKVRQPHSVADLIIIEGYDGPQPQDG, from the coding sequence ATGGCAAAGGGCTACTGGATCGGGCGCGTCGATGTGAGCAGCGATGAGGGCTACAAGCCCTACGCAGTCGCCAACGGTCCGATCTTCAAGAAATGGGGCGGCCGCTTCGTCGTCCGCGCCGGCAAGTTCATTACCGTCGAAGGCGCCAGCCGCACCCGCAATGTCGTGATCGAATTCCCGGACTACGAGACCGCGCTCGCCTGCTACAACTCGCCGGAATACCAGGCCAACATCAAGGTACGCCAGCCGCACTCGGTCGCCGATCTCATCATCATCGAAGGCTATGACGGCCCGCAGCCGCAGGACGGCTGA
- the pyrF gene encoding orotidine-5'-phosphate decarboxylase — translation MTPAEIAPKDRLIVALDLPSVDAAQAIIDRLGDSVTFYKIGYRLAYAGGLPLVGKLADKGKKVFLDLKLHDIGNTVKQGVESISRLGATFLTVHAYPQTMKGAVEGRGNSSLKILAVTVLTSYNEDDLHAAGYRLGVSELVEARAQQAQVLGIDGLVSSPEEAGALRKIVGHQMHLVTPGIRPAGSASGDQKRIMTPGRAIAAGADYLVVGRPIVEAADPRAVADAIQAEIAQALGA, via the coding sequence ATGACGCCAGCCGAGATCGCCCCGAAGGACCGCCTGATCGTCGCGCTCGATCTGCCCAGCGTCGATGCCGCGCAGGCCATCATCGACCGTCTCGGCGACAGCGTCACCTTCTACAAGATCGGCTATCGGCTCGCTTATGCCGGCGGATTGCCGCTGGTCGGCAAGCTTGCCGACAAAGGCAAGAAGGTCTTTCTCGATCTCAAGCTGCACGACATCGGCAACACTGTGAAACAGGGGGTCGAGAGCATCAGCAGGCTTGGCGCCACCTTCCTGACCGTGCACGCCTACCCGCAGACCATGAAGGGCGCGGTCGAAGGCCGCGGCAATTCGAGCCTGAAGATTCTCGCGGTCACGGTGCTGACCTCCTACAACGAGGACGACCTGCATGCGGCCGGTTATCGGCTCGGGGTCTCCGAGCTGGTCGAGGCCCGCGCGCAGCAGGCGCAAGTACTCGGCATCGACGGCCTGGTGTCCTCGCCGGAGGAGGCTGGTGCGTTGCGCAAGATCGTCGGCCACCAGATGCACCTCGTCACGCCGGGCATCCGGCCGGCAGGTTCGGCGAGCGGCGACCAGAAGCGCATCATGACGCCGGGCCGCGCGATCGCCGCCGGCGCCGATTACCTCGTCGTCGGTCGTCCGATCGTGGAAGCCGCTGATCCCAGGGCCGTCGCGGACGCCATCCAGGCCGAGATTGCGCAGGCGCTCGGCGCATGA
- a CDS encoding NADPH-dependent FMN reductase, translating into MSAPRILIIPGSLRTGSHNAKLAAVIAYEFARAGVDVTRISLADFPLPIYDGDLQAKSGVPKHAINLKRMIGAHHGVLFVTPEYNASVPPLLKNAIDWVSRVHELHEARGEVFRNRAFALAGASQSRLGAARALQALRLILTSCHANVIASQLTLAFADQAYDDMDRLKNEGDIAALKELVAQLIDISQRMM; encoded by the coding sequence ATGTCCGCACCCAGGATCCTGATCATTCCCGGCTCGCTGCGCACCGGCTCGCACAATGCGAAGCTGGCGGCGGTCATCGCCTATGAATTCGCTCGGGCCGGCGTCGACGTCACCCGCATCTCGCTCGCCGATTTTCCGCTGCCGATCTACGACGGCGATCTCCAGGCCAAATCCGGCGTGCCCAAGCACGCGATCAACCTCAAGCGCATGATCGGCGCGCATCACGGCGTGCTGTTCGTCACGCCCGAATACAACGCCTCGGTGCCGCCCCTGCTCAAGAACGCGATCGACTGGGTCAGCCGCGTGCACGAGCTGCACGAGGCGCGGGGTGAGGTGTTCCGCAACCGCGCCTTCGCGCTCGCCGGCGCTTCGCAGAGCCGGCTCGGTGCGGCGCGCGCATTGCAGGCGCTCAGGCTGATTCTAACCTCCTGCCATGCCAATGTGATCGCCAGCCAGCTCACGCTCGCCTTTGCCGATCAGGCCTATGACGATATGGACAGGCTCAAGAACGAGGGCGATATCGCCGCGTTGAAGGAGCTGGTCGCGCAATTGATCGACATTTCCCAACGCATGATGTGA
- a CDS encoding class I SAM-dependent methyltransferase — MPLPSSARALKKPRLDDEVRFLRSWIEKPLHMGAVMPSGKLLARTMAHYVDVDSDAPVVELGPGTGAITSALIERGIDQKRLVLVEYNPGFCALLRDRYPQAKVVQGDAYRLRDTLWNVLSAPASAVVSGLPLVTKPMLTRLRLIRDAFTALAPGAPFIQFTYAVVPPIPKSLPGVSTEASERIWMNLPPARVWVYRKD; from the coding sequence ATGCCATTGCCATCGTCCGCGCGTGCGTTGAAGAAGCCTCGTCTCGATGACGAGGTGCGCTTTCTCAGATCATGGATCGAAAAGCCGCTGCACATGGGCGCAGTCATGCCGTCGGGCAAGCTGCTGGCCCGGACCATGGCCCATTACGTCGATGTCGATTCGGATGCGCCCGTGGTCGAGCTCGGGCCCGGCACCGGCGCCATCACCTCCGCCCTGATCGAGCGCGGTATCGACCAGAAGCGGCTCGTTCTCGTCGAATATAATCCCGGCTTCTGCGCACTGCTGCGCGACCGCTATCCGCAGGCCAAGGTGGTGCAGGGCGATGCCTACCGCCTGCGTGACACGCTCTGGAACGTGCTGAGCGCCCCGGCCTCCGCTGTCGTCTCCGGCCTGCCGCTCGTGACAAAACCGATGCTGACGCGGCTGCGGCTGATCCGCGATGCCTTCACCGCGCTGGCGCCCGGCGCGCCGTTCATCCAGTTCACCTATGCGGTGGTCCCGCCGATCCCGAAATCGCTTCCCGGCGTGTCCACAGAGGCTTCGGAACGGATCTGGATGAACCTTCCGCCGGCCCGCGTCTGGGTGTATCGCAAGGACTAA
- the dnaJ gene encoding molecular chaperone DnaJ produces the protein MSTSTKRCYYETLEVERDADESKLKSSFRKLAMKFHPDRNPGDDTSEIKFKEINEAYEVLKDKDKRAAYDRYGHAAFEQGGGGAGFGAGFASSFSDIFEDLFGMAGQRGRGGRERGADLRYNMEITLEEAFGGKTAQIEIPVSVTCEACSGIGAKAGTKPKTCSTCGGAGRVRQSQGFFTLERTCPGCQGRGQMIEDACPSCSGQGRVTRERTLSVNIPQGVEDGTRIRLAGEGEAGVRGGPPGDLYIFLSLAQHQFFQRDGADLHCRVPISMVTAALGGEFEVPTIDKAKAKVKVPAGTQSNRRFRIASKGMPVLRSRQMGDMYVQVVVETPQNLTKKQQELLAEFEKLSSGNTQPESEGFFAKVKDFFGSRAG, from the coding sequence ATGTCCACGTCCACGAAGCGCTGCTATTACGAGACTCTCGAAGTCGAGCGTGACGCCGACGAATCCAAGCTGAAATCGTCGTTCCGCAAGCTGGCGATGAAGTTTCACCCCGACCGCAATCCCGGGGACGACACCAGCGAGATCAAGTTCAAGGAAATCAACGAGGCCTACGAGGTCCTGAAGGACAAGGACAAGCGCGCCGCCTATGACCGCTACGGCCATGCCGCTTTCGAGCAGGGCGGCGGCGGCGCCGGGTTCGGCGCGGGCTTCGCTTCCTCTTTCTCCGATATTTTCGAAGACCTGTTCGGCATGGCCGGGCAGCGCGGCCGCGGCGGCCGCGAGCGCGGCGCCGACCTGCGCTACAACATGGAAATCACGCTCGAGGAAGCCTTTGGCGGCAAGACCGCGCAGATCGAGATTCCGGTCTCGGTCACCTGCGAGGCCTGCTCCGGCATCGGCGCCAAGGCCGGCACCAAGCCGAAGACCTGCTCGACCTGTGGCGGCGCGGGCCGCGTGCGGCAGTCGCAGGGCTTCTTCACGCTGGAGCGGACCTGTCCGGGCTGCCAGGGCCGCGGCCAGATGATCGAGGATGCCTGTCCGTCCTGCTCGGGCCAGGGACGCGTCACCCGCGAACGCACCTTGTCGGTCAACATCCCCCAGGGCGTCGAGGATGGCACCAGGATCAGGCTTGCCGGCGAAGGCGAGGCCGGGGTCCGCGGCGGCCCGCCCGGCGACCTCTACATCTTCCTGTCGCTGGCCCAGCACCAGTTCTTCCAGCGCGACGGCGCCGATCTGCATTGCCGTGTGCCGATCTCGATGGTGACGGCCGCCCTCGGCGGCGAATTCGAGGTGCCGACCATCGACAAGGCCAAGGCCAAGGTGAAGGTGCCGGCGGGGACCCAGTCCAACCGCCGATTCCGCATTGCATCAAAAGGCATGCCGGTGCTGCGCTCGCGCCAGATGGGCGACATGTACGTTCAGGTCGTGGTCGAGACGCCGCAGAACCTCACCAAGAAGCAGCAGGAATTGCTGGCCGAGTTCGAAAAGCTGTCGTCCGGTAACACTCAGCCGGAATCCGAGGGCTTCTTCGCCAAGGTCAAGGATTTCTTCGGCAGTCGGGCGGGTTGA
- the dnaK gene encoding molecular chaperone DnaK translates to MGKVIGIDLGTTNSCVAVMDGKNAKVIENSEGMRTTPSIVAVTDDGERLVGQPAKRQAVTNPERTFFAVKRLIGRRYDDPMVEKDKKLVPYKIVKASNGDAWVEADGQTYSPSQVSAFILQKMKETAEAHLGQKVDQAVITVPAYFNDAQRQATKDAGKIAGLEVLRIINEPTAAALAYGLDKTKAGTIAVYDLGGGTFDISILEIGDGVFEVKSTNGDTFLGGEDFDMRLVGYLADEFQKEQGINLRNDKLALQRLKEAAEKAKIELSSTTQTEINLPFITADQTGPKHLTMKLTRAKFEALVDDLVQKTVEPCRKALKDAGVTAGEIGEVVLVGGMSRMPKVQEVVKQLFGKEPHKGVNPDEVVAIGAAIQAGVLQGDVKDVLLLDVTPLSLGIETLGGVFTRIIDRNTTIPTKKSQVFSTAEDNQNAVTIRVFQGEREMAADNKMLGQFDLMGIPPAPRGMPQIEVTFDIDANGIVNVSAKDKATGKEQQIRIQASGGLSEADIEKMVKDAEANAEADKKRREAVTAKNEADGLVHSTEKALAEHGSKVAESERRAIEDAVSDLKEALKGDDAEAIKAKTNTLAQASMKLGEAMYKQQAEADAKKDAAKDDVVDAEFTEVDDDKNSKKSA, encoded by the coding sequence ATGGGAAAGGTCATTGGGATCGACCTCGGCACCACGAATTCGTGCGTCGCCGTGATGGACGGCAAGAACGCCAAAGTCATCGAGAATTCCGAAGGCATGCGCACGACGCCCTCGATCGTCGCCGTCACGGACGACGGTGAGCGTCTCGTCGGCCAGCCGGCCAAGCGCCAGGCCGTCACCAATCCCGAGCGCACCTTCTTCGCAGTGAAGCGCCTCATCGGCCGCCGCTACGACGACCCGATGGTCGAGAAGGACAAGAAGCTCGTTCCCTACAAGATCGTGAAGGCTTCCAACGGCGACGCCTGGGTCGAGGCCGACGGCCAGACCTACTCGCCCTCGCAGGTCTCGGCGTTCATCCTGCAGAAGATGAAGGAGACCGCGGAAGCCCATCTCGGCCAGAAGGTCGATCAGGCCGTCATCACCGTTCCCGCCTACTTCAACGACGCCCAGCGCCAGGCGACCAAGGACGCTGGCAAGATCGCGGGCCTCGAAGTGCTGCGAATCATCAACGAGCCGACCGCGGCCGCGCTCGCCTACGGCCTCGACAAGACCAAGGCCGGCACGATCGCCGTCTATGACCTCGGCGGCGGCACGTTCGATATCTCCATCCTCGAAATCGGCGACGGCGTGTTCGAGGTGAAGTCGACCAACGGCGACACCTTCCTCGGCGGTGAAGACTTCGACATGCGCCTCGTGGGTTATCTCGCCGACGAATTCCAGAAGGAGCAGGGCATCAACCTGCGCAACGACAAGCTCGCGTTGCAGCGCCTGAAGGAAGCCGCCGAGAAGGCCAAGATCGAGCTGTCCTCGACGACGCAGACCGAGATCAACCTGCCGTTCATTACTGCGGACCAGACCGGTCCGAAGCATCTGACGATGAAGCTCACCCGCGCCAAGTTCGAGGCGCTGGTCGACGACCTCGTGCAGAAGACCGTCGAGCCCTGCCGCAAGGCGCTGAAGGATGCCGGCGTGACCGCCGGTGAGATCGGCGAAGTCGTGCTGGTCGGCGGCATGTCGCGCATGCCGAAGGTCCAGGAAGTCGTCAAGCAGCTGTTCGGCAAGGAGCCGCACAAGGGCGTCAACCCGGACGAAGTCGTGGCGATCGGCGCTGCGATCCAGGCCGGCGTGCTCCAGGGCGACGTCAAGGACGTGCTGCTGCTCGACGTGACCCCGCTGTCGCTGGGCATCGAGACGCTGGGCGGCGTGTTCACCCGTATCATCGACCGCAATACCACGATCCCGACCAAGAAGAGCCAGGTGTTCTCGACCGCCGAGGACAACCAGAACGCGGTCACCATCCGCGTCTTCCAGGGCGAGCGTGAAATGGCGGCCGACAATAAGATGCTCGGTCAGTTCGACCTGATGGGCATTCCGCCGGCTCCGCGCGGCATGCCGCAGATCGAGGTGACCTTCGACATCGACGCCAACGGCATCGTCAACGTCTCGGCCAAGGACAAGGCCACGGGCAAGGAGCAGCAGATTCGCATCCAGGCCTCCGGCGGCCTGTCGGAAGCCGACATCGAGAAGATGGTCAAGGACGCCGAGGCCAATGCCGAGGCGGACAAGAAGCGCCGCGAGGCCGTCACCGCCAAGAACGAGGCGGATGGTCTGGTGCATTCGACCGAGAAGGCCCTGGCCGAGCACGGCTCGAAGGTGGCCGAGAGCGAGCGCCGCGCCATCGAGGACGCCGTCAGCGACCTCAAGGAAGCGCTGAAGGGCGACGACGCCGAGGCGATCAAGGCCAAGACCAACACGCTGGCCCAGGCTTCGATGAAGCTCGGTGAGGCCATGTACAAGCAGCAGGCCGAGGCCGACGCCAAGAAGGACGCGGCCAAGGACGACGTCGTCGACGCGGAATTCACCGAGGTCGACGACGACAAGAACAGCAAGAAGTCCGCTTAA
- the pncA gene encoding bifunctional nicotinamidase/pyrazinamidase, which yields MLDRRQVLAMLGTTALATLAPSALFAAAPIKPDETSALLVIDVQNCFLPGGSLAVKDGEQVVPVINKISKAFANVVMTQDWHTPGHVSFASVHSGKKPFETVDLPYGKQVLWPDHCVQGTDGAALSKDLAIPHAELIIRKGFHKNVDSYSAFLEADGKTSTGLAGYLKGRKIKRVFVAGLATDFCVAWTALDARKAGFEVYVVEDACRGIDTQGSLAKAWADMAKARVKRIQSSDIAVSA from the coding sequence ATGCTGGATCGGCGACAAGTCTTGGCAATGCTTGGAACGACGGCGCTGGCGACGCTGGCGCCGAGTGCACTCTTTGCAGCGGCACCGATCAAACCTGACGAGACCTCCGCGCTGCTCGTGATCGACGTGCAGAACTGCTTCCTGCCGGGCGGCAGCCTCGCCGTGAAGGACGGCGAGCAGGTGGTGCCCGTCATCAACAAGATCTCGAAGGCGTTCGCAAACGTGGTGATGACGCAGGACTGGCACACGCCGGGCCACGTTTCATTTGCCTCGGTCCACTCCGGCAAGAAGCCGTTCGAGACCGTCGATCTTCCCTACGGCAAGCAGGTGCTGTGGCCCGACCATTGCGTGCAGGGCACCGACGGCGCGGCGCTGTCCAAGGACCTCGCCATCCCGCACGCCGAGCTCATCATCCGCAAGGGTTTTCACAAGAACGTCGACAGCTATTCGGCCTTCCTCGAGGCCGACGGCAAGACCTCGACAGGCCTTGCCGGATATCTGAAGGGACGCAAGATCAAGCGCGTCTTCGTCGCAGGGCTAGCGACGGATTTCTGCGTCGCCTGGACCGCGCTCGATGCGCGCAAGGCGGGCTTCGAGGTCTATGTGGTGGAAGACGCCTGCCGCGGCATCGACACCCAGGGCTCGCTCGCCAAGGCCTGGGCCGATATGGCCAAGGCCCGCGTGAAGCGGATCCAGTCGAGCGATATTGCGGTGAGCGCGTAA